One window of Nymphaea colorata isolate Beijing-Zhang1983 chromosome 11, ASM883128v2, whole genome shotgun sequence genomic DNA carries:
- the LOC116264751 gene encoding uncharacterized protein LOC116264751 isoform X2 — MRAAISASSSSSCSSPYCGFLSAATVRWAILFHTGGGATGPEERAGRRERWDSECSRGDEGRDVKVSVWWDFENCSVPAGVSVRRVAQRITSALRASGIRGPVTITAFGDTAQLSRSAQEALNATGVGLTHVPRRGKNSADKYLLVDLIYWVAQNPPPAHLFLISGDGDFSNILHRLRMSNYNILLASTETSSPTLYSAASIMWHWNALVRGHTLVGKHFNHPPDGASSSWYGHLKGPLEDPFVVVEQPPSSPLPPEMSQEPAVELKPRPVPKSVVARICNIVNSCPDGMNIQALRSELITKDVVKHKDYFGHKKFTQFLLSLPNLGIRRGIGDLVVYGLHPTPAELGKSNSKSSSEARSDRNGDETKPVAQEEPKVVSPSSVSVAKGMELAQNTCATSVVESEKPTETKASNFSSSICVQDSGESFLHRVGKIFFGRKSNVSGEETDTHINDSSGRNSEKQQSCQRSDSVGSSSSFLVGKGVESSIDSSNLVSRFRRLIFGVQRFWVPGEEKQKYTSAINDITMENQCAVKNVGVADICQTDHPSLSHDVFHNPNFWDDIKLFICSQKGVSLVCEAKSRANMAKMLQKEGPLILSTLKESSLEILLDILISDKKWIVETSTCTFPFKVAVPMENSSSSSTNQGSKGLSSLFSSCMLSYKASSSETHEMRKVMNNGSYSVLQPNNLLELRAWLKDIHENHGRVGVADLRKHFESQFQNKLIPSFYGFATEENLLEACYAYMSNKTRKVVAREKMITDCQDLLDELLKHHPAGFNLGLLKDSFLEKYGYVLDHQIMGYPKLSSMLQVMQGVKVDGSFVFPKREAKVTSNCGQEPIGLSSNDPYEAINLNSEDIDSGESDDDTGAVFGRQCAFEELGPVTEMGAHAERMQSRPCEKTGVELEKLDLLDESSSHSEELTDSEQELSVENDSKESEECTNSGGGDSLMQILDKWYGVQEQAGKHLQPFQTFCILQGGGFYF, encoded by the exons ATGAGGGCGGCGATTTctgcctcctcttcttcttcatgctcTTCTCCTTATTGCGGCTTCCTCTCTGCTGCCACCGTACGTTGGGCTATTCTCTTCCATACGGGTGGCGGCGCCACCGGCCCTGAGGAGCGGGCAGGAAGGAGGGAACGGTGGGATAGTGAATGCAGCAGAGGAGATGAAGGGCGAGACGTGAAGGTGTCAGTATGGTGGGATTTCGAGAACTGCTCCGTGCCCGCCGGGGTGAGCGTCCGTAGGGTAGCCCAGCGCATCACCTCCGCCCTCAGGGCTTCCGGCATCCGCGGTCCCGTAACCATCACAGCCTTCGGCGACACTGCCCAACTTTCTCGCTCCGCTCAGGAGGCGCTTAACGCTACCGGCGTCGGTCTCACCCACGTCCCACGCc GTGGAAAGAACAGCGCTGACAAATATCTTCTGGTTGATCTTATTTACTGGGTCGCACAAAATCCACCACCAGCGCATCTTTTCTTAATATCTGGCGATGGTGATTTCTCAAACATTCTGCATCGGTTAAGGATGAGTAACTACAATATATTGTTAGCGAGCACAGAAACCTCTTCACCAACGCTGTATAGTGCTGCAAGCATTATGTGGCATTGGAATGCACTTGTTAGGGGGCATACCCTTGTGGGCAAGCATTTTAACCATCCTCCAGATGGGGCGTCCTCTTCCTGGTATGGCCATTTGAAGGGACCTCTGGAGGACCCTTTTGTTGTTGTGGAGCAGCCTCCTAGTAGTCCTTTGCCACCTGAGATGTCTCAAGAGCCTGCTGTGGAACTGAAGCCTCGTCCTGTCCCTAAATCAGTGGTTGCTAGGATTTGTAATATAGTGAATTCATGTCCAGATGGCATGAACATTCAGGCGCTCCGTTCAGAACTAATAACAAAAGATGTGGTAAAACATAAAGATTATTTTGGGCATAAAAAATTCACtcaatttcttttgtcattACCAAATCTGGGTATCAGGCGTGGCATAGGAGATCTAGTTGTTTATGGGCTTCATCCTACACCTGCTGAACTTGGCAAGTCAAATTCAAAGTCTTCGTCAGAGGCGAGAAGTGACAGAAATGGAGATGAAACAAAACCTGTTGCCCAGGAAGAACCTAAAGTTGTTTCTCCATCATCAGTTTCAGTTGCTAAAGGGATGGAGCTGGCGCAAAATACCTGTGCAACATCAGTTGTAGAAAGCGAGAAGCCAACAGAAACTAAGGCTAGCAACTTTTCCTCGTCTATTTGTGTACAGGATTCAGGAGAGAGTTTTCTTCATAGAGTGGGAAAGATTTTCTTTGGAAGGAAAAGTAATGTGTCTGGTGAAGAAACAGACACACATATAAATGATTCTTCTGGGAGGAATTCAGAGAAGCAACAAAGTTGTCAACGTTCTGATTCTGTTGGTTCAAGTTCTAGCTTCCTGGTGGGGAAAGGCGTTGAGTCAAGTATTGATAGCTCCAATCTGGTGTCGAGATTCCGAAGGCTCATATTTGGTGTTCAAAGGTTCTGGGTTCCTGGTGAAGAAAAGCAGAAGTACACTTCTGCAATCAACGACATAACCATGGAAAACCAATGTGCAGTGAAAAATGTAGGTGTTGCTGATATTTGCCAGACAGACCATCCATCTTTAAGTCATGATGTCTTTCACAACCCCAACTTCTGGGATgatattaaattatttatttgcAGTCAAAAAGGTGTTTCTCTTGTCTGTGAAGCAAAATCAAG GGCTAATATGGCAAAAATGCTGCAGAAGGAAGGTCCTTTGATTCTTAGCACTCTTAAAGAAAGTAGTTTGGAAATCCTGTTAGATATCTTAATTTCAGACAAAAAATGGATAGTTGAAACTTCCACTTGTACCTTCCCGTTCAAAGTTGCAGTTCCTATGGAGAATAGCTCAAGTTCTTCCACTAATCAAGGTTCAAAAGGATTGAGCTCACTATTTTCTAGTTGTATGCTCTCATATAAAGCAAGCAGCTCAGAAACACATGAAATGCGCAAAGTCATGAACAATGGAAGCTATTCAGTGCTGCAACCAAACAATCTTCTAGAGTTGAGAGCTTGGCTGAAAGACATTCATGAGAATCATGGAAGAGTTGGGGTAGCTGACCTCAGAAAACATTTTGAGAGTCAATTTCAAAATAAACTTATACCTAGCTTTTATGGTTTCGCTACAGAAGAAAATCTTCTGGAAGCCTGTTATGCTTATATGTCCAATAAAACCAGGAAAGTAGTAGCCAGGGAAAAGATGATAACTGATTGTCAAGATTTGCTGGATGAGTTGCTGAAGCATCATCCGGCAGGGTTCAATCTAGGCCTATTAAAAGATTCATTCTTGGAAAAGTATGGGTATGTCCTAGATCATCAAATAATGGGCTATCCTAAGCTATCTTCCATGTTGCAGGTAATGCAGGGAGTCAAAGTAGATGGTAGTTTTGTTTTTCCCAAGAGAGAAGCTAAGGTGACAAGCAATTGTGGACAGGAACCAATTGGATTGTCTTCAAATGATCCATATGAAGCAATAAATCTAAATAGTGAAGACATTGATTCTGGAGAGTCGGATGATGACACTGGCGCAGTATTCGGGCGACAGTGTGCTTTTGAGGAACTTGGTCCTGTTACTGAAATGGGCGCTCATGCTGAGCGTATGCAATCTAGGCCATGTGAGAAAACTGGTGTAGAGCTGGAGAAGCTTGATCTCCTGGATGAGAGTTCCTCTCATTCAGAGGAGTTAACAGACTCAGAACAGGAACTCTCAGTTGAAAATGATTCAAAAGAATCAGAAGAATGCACAAACTCTGGCGGAGGAGACTCCTTAATGCAGATCTTGGATAAATGGTATGGTGTTCAGGAGCAAG CTGGCAAGCATCTCCAACCATTCCAAACTTTTTGTATACTGCAAGGAGGTGGTTTCTATTTCTAA
- the LOC116264751 gene encoding uncharacterized protein LOC116264751 isoform X1: MRAAISASSSSSCSSPYCGFLSAATVRWAILFHTGGGATGPEERAGRRERWDSECSRGDEGRDVKVSVWWDFENCSVPAGVSVRRVAQRITSALRASGIRGPVTITAFGDTAQLSRSAQEALNATGVGLTHVPRRGKNSADKYLLVDLIYWVAQNPPPAHLFLISGDGDFSNILHRLRMSNYNILLASTETSSPTLYSAASIMWHWNALVRGHTLVGKHFNHPPDGASSSWYGHLKGPLEDPFVVVEQPPSSPLPPEMSQEPAVELKPRPVPKSVVARICNIVNSCPDGMNIQALRSELITKDVVKHKDYFGHKKFTQFLLSLPNLGIRRGIGDLVVYGLHPTPAELGKSNSKSSSEARSDRNGDETKPVAQEEPKVVSPSSVSVAKGMELAQNTCATSVVESEKPTETKASNFSSSICVQDSGESFLHRVGKIFFGRKSNVSGEETDTHINDSSGRNSEKQQSCQRSDSVGSSSSFLVGKGVESSIDSSNLVSRFRRLIFGVQRFWVPGEEKQKYTSAINDITMENQCAVKNVGVADICQTDHPSLSHDVFHNPNFWDDIKLFICSQKGVSLVCEAKSRANMAKMLQKEGPLILSTLKESSLEILLDILISDKKWIVETSTCTFPFKVAVPMENSSSSSTNQGSKGLSSLFSSCMLSYKASSSETHEMRKVMNNGSYSVLQPNNLLELRAWLKDIHENHGRVGVADLRKHFESQFQNKLIPSFYGFATEENLLEACYAYMSNKTRKVVAREKMITDCQDLLDELLKHHPAGFNLGLLKDSFLEKYGYVLDHQIMGYPKLSSMLQVMQGVKVDGSFVFPKREAKVTSNCGQEPIGLSSNDPYEAINLNSEDIDSGESDDDTGAVFGRQCAFEELGPVTEMGAHAERMQSRPCEKTGVELEKLDLLDESSSHSEELTDSEQELSVENDSKESEECTNSGGGDSLMQILDKWYGVQEQGKKNQSHGLDGLVDCSRFSCPTTVSRNHCGNVNRRQRLKRSKSHSFVLDPIDDKKEKLIDGILGTLKKPSTSNLKN; the protein is encoded by the exons ATGAGGGCGGCGATTTctgcctcctcttcttcttcatgctcTTCTCCTTATTGCGGCTTCCTCTCTGCTGCCACCGTACGTTGGGCTATTCTCTTCCATACGGGTGGCGGCGCCACCGGCCCTGAGGAGCGGGCAGGAAGGAGGGAACGGTGGGATAGTGAATGCAGCAGAGGAGATGAAGGGCGAGACGTGAAGGTGTCAGTATGGTGGGATTTCGAGAACTGCTCCGTGCCCGCCGGGGTGAGCGTCCGTAGGGTAGCCCAGCGCATCACCTCCGCCCTCAGGGCTTCCGGCATCCGCGGTCCCGTAACCATCACAGCCTTCGGCGACACTGCCCAACTTTCTCGCTCCGCTCAGGAGGCGCTTAACGCTACCGGCGTCGGTCTCACCCACGTCCCACGCc GTGGAAAGAACAGCGCTGACAAATATCTTCTGGTTGATCTTATTTACTGGGTCGCACAAAATCCACCACCAGCGCATCTTTTCTTAATATCTGGCGATGGTGATTTCTCAAACATTCTGCATCGGTTAAGGATGAGTAACTACAATATATTGTTAGCGAGCACAGAAACCTCTTCACCAACGCTGTATAGTGCTGCAAGCATTATGTGGCATTGGAATGCACTTGTTAGGGGGCATACCCTTGTGGGCAAGCATTTTAACCATCCTCCAGATGGGGCGTCCTCTTCCTGGTATGGCCATTTGAAGGGACCTCTGGAGGACCCTTTTGTTGTTGTGGAGCAGCCTCCTAGTAGTCCTTTGCCACCTGAGATGTCTCAAGAGCCTGCTGTGGAACTGAAGCCTCGTCCTGTCCCTAAATCAGTGGTTGCTAGGATTTGTAATATAGTGAATTCATGTCCAGATGGCATGAACATTCAGGCGCTCCGTTCAGAACTAATAACAAAAGATGTGGTAAAACATAAAGATTATTTTGGGCATAAAAAATTCACtcaatttcttttgtcattACCAAATCTGGGTATCAGGCGTGGCATAGGAGATCTAGTTGTTTATGGGCTTCATCCTACACCTGCTGAACTTGGCAAGTCAAATTCAAAGTCTTCGTCAGAGGCGAGAAGTGACAGAAATGGAGATGAAACAAAACCTGTTGCCCAGGAAGAACCTAAAGTTGTTTCTCCATCATCAGTTTCAGTTGCTAAAGGGATGGAGCTGGCGCAAAATACCTGTGCAACATCAGTTGTAGAAAGCGAGAAGCCAACAGAAACTAAGGCTAGCAACTTTTCCTCGTCTATTTGTGTACAGGATTCAGGAGAGAGTTTTCTTCATAGAGTGGGAAAGATTTTCTTTGGAAGGAAAAGTAATGTGTCTGGTGAAGAAACAGACACACATATAAATGATTCTTCTGGGAGGAATTCAGAGAAGCAACAAAGTTGTCAACGTTCTGATTCTGTTGGTTCAAGTTCTAGCTTCCTGGTGGGGAAAGGCGTTGAGTCAAGTATTGATAGCTCCAATCTGGTGTCGAGATTCCGAAGGCTCATATTTGGTGTTCAAAGGTTCTGGGTTCCTGGTGAAGAAAAGCAGAAGTACACTTCTGCAATCAACGACATAACCATGGAAAACCAATGTGCAGTGAAAAATGTAGGTGTTGCTGATATTTGCCAGACAGACCATCCATCTTTAAGTCATGATGTCTTTCACAACCCCAACTTCTGGGATgatattaaattatttatttgcAGTCAAAAAGGTGTTTCTCTTGTCTGTGAAGCAAAATCAAG GGCTAATATGGCAAAAATGCTGCAGAAGGAAGGTCCTTTGATTCTTAGCACTCTTAAAGAAAGTAGTTTGGAAATCCTGTTAGATATCTTAATTTCAGACAAAAAATGGATAGTTGAAACTTCCACTTGTACCTTCCCGTTCAAAGTTGCAGTTCCTATGGAGAATAGCTCAAGTTCTTCCACTAATCAAGGTTCAAAAGGATTGAGCTCACTATTTTCTAGTTGTATGCTCTCATATAAAGCAAGCAGCTCAGAAACACATGAAATGCGCAAAGTCATGAACAATGGAAGCTATTCAGTGCTGCAACCAAACAATCTTCTAGAGTTGAGAGCTTGGCTGAAAGACATTCATGAGAATCATGGAAGAGTTGGGGTAGCTGACCTCAGAAAACATTTTGAGAGTCAATTTCAAAATAAACTTATACCTAGCTTTTATGGTTTCGCTACAGAAGAAAATCTTCTGGAAGCCTGTTATGCTTATATGTCCAATAAAACCAGGAAAGTAGTAGCCAGGGAAAAGATGATAACTGATTGTCAAGATTTGCTGGATGAGTTGCTGAAGCATCATCCGGCAGGGTTCAATCTAGGCCTATTAAAAGATTCATTCTTGGAAAAGTATGGGTATGTCCTAGATCATCAAATAATGGGCTATCCTAAGCTATCTTCCATGTTGCAGGTAATGCAGGGAGTCAAAGTAGATGGTAGTTTTGTTTTTCCCAAGAGAGAAGCTAAGGTGACAAGCAATTGTGGACAGGAACCAATTGGATTGTCTTCAAATGATCCATATGAAGCAATAAATCTAAATAGTGAAGACATTGATTCTGGAGAGTCGGATGATGACACTGGCGCAGTATTCGGGCGACAGTGTGCTTTTGAGGAACTTGGTCCTGTTACTGAAATGGGCGCTCATGCTGAGCGTATGCAATCTAGGCCATGTGAGAAAACTGGTGTAGAGCTGGAGAAGCTTGATCTCCTGGATGAGAGTTCCTCTCATTCAGAGGAGTTAACAGACTCAGAACAGGAACTCTCAGTTGAAAATGATTCAAAAGAATCAGAAGAATGCACAAACTCTGGCGGAGGAGACTCCTTAATGCAGATCTTGGATAAATGGTATGGTGTTCAGGAGCAAGGTAAAAAGAATCAGTCACACGGTCTTGATGGATTGGTTGATTGTTCTCGTTTTAGTTGCCCAACTACAGTCTCTCGGAATCATTGTGGAAATGTGAATCGAAGGCAAAGGTTGAAGCGTTCTAAAAGCCACTCTTTTGTTTTAGATCCTATTgatgacaaaaaggaaaagctgATAGATGGCATATTGGGAACATTAAAGAAACCATCAACCTCAAACTTGAAAAACTGA